The Falco peregrinus isolate bFalPer1 chromosome 1, bFalPer1.pri, whole genome shotgun sequence genome has a window encoding:
- the MAPK1IP1L gene encoding MAPK-interacting and spindle-stabilizing protein-like isoform X1, with translation MTKNECGSHINDCLTQRFFVKEGLSKMSGTDEFSLADALPDQSPAKTSKVSSTKPGQQPGQPPQGWPASNPWNNPSAPPMAPTGLPPNTSASSVPFGPPPTGMYPSMPPGPPAPFPPPPTGPSCPPPGGPYPPPTVPGPVPPGQYPPPNMPFPELPRPYGGPTEPAAPPAPVGPWGSMPSGAWGPTMGGQYPAPSMPYPPPGPYSAPTQTPGAAPTVPWGTVPPGTWGPSPPGPFPPPTGSYPAPGLYPTPPNPFQVPSGPAGAPSMPGGPHPYR, from the exons ATGACTAAAAATGAATGCGGATCGCACATAAATGACTGTTTAACTCAAAGGTTCTTCGTTAAAGAAGGTCTCAG caaaatgtcTGGAACTGATGAATTTTCG TTGGCAGATGCTTTACCAGATCAGTCACCTGCTAAAACCTCCAAAGTGAGCAGTACAAAACCTGGCCAACAGCCTGGTCAGCCACCGCAGGGCTGGCCAGCTTCGAATCCTTGGAACAACCCAAGTGCTCCCCCTATGGCGCCAACCGGACTGCCACCAAATACGTCTGCTTCCAGTGTGCCATTTGGACCTCCACCAACAGGAATGTATCCTTCAATGCCCCCTGGACCGCCTGCtccatttcctcctcctcctacTGGACCCTCTTGCCCTCCTCCTGGTGGTCCATATCCACCCCCAACTGTGCCAGGTCCTGTCCCACCAGGGCAGTATCCTCCACCAAATATGCCCTTTCCAGAGCTTCCAAGACCTTATGGTGGTCCAACAGAGCCAGCTGCACCTCCTGCTCCGGTTGGGCCATGGGGATCCATGCCCTCTGGAGCATGGGGACCAACAATGGGAGGGCAGTATCCTGCACCTAGCATGCCATATCCACCCCCAGGGCCATATTCCGCTCCTACCCAGACTCCAGGGGCTGCACCGACAGTACCATGGGGTACGGTCCCACCTGGAACATGGGGACCTTCACCGCCGGGTCCATTCCCTCCACCCACAGGATCATATCCAGCTCCAGGACTCTATCCTACGCCCCCTAATCCTTTTCAAGTGCCATCTGGTCCTGCTGGTGCTCCATCAATGCCTGGCGGTCCCCAT CCTTACCGTTGA
- the MAPK1IP1L gene encoding MAPK-interacting and spindle-stabilizing protein-like isoform X2, protein MSGTDEFSLADALPDQSPAKTSKVSSTKPGQQPGQPPQGWPASNPWNNPSAPPMAPTGLPPNTSASSVPFGPPPTGMYPSMPPGPPAPFPPPPTGPSCPPPGGPYPPPTVPGPVPPGQYPPPNMPFPELPRPYGGPTEPAAPPAPVGPWGSMPSGAWGPTMGGQYPAPSMPYPPPGPYSAPTQTPGAAPTVPWGTVPPGTWGPSPPGPFPPPTGSYPAPGLYPTPPNPFQVPSGPAGAPSMPGGPHPYR, encoded by the exons atgtcTGGAACTGATGAATTTTCG TTGGCAGATGCTTTACCAGATCAGTCACCTGCTAAAACCTCCAAAGTGAGCAGTACAAAACCTGGCCAACAGCCTGGTCAGCCACCGCAGGGCTGGCCAGCTTCGAATCCTTGGAACAACCCAAGTGCTCCCCCTATGGCGCCAACCGGACTGCCACCAAATACGTCTGCTTCCAGTGTGCCATTTGGACCTCCACCAACAGGAATGTATCCTTCAATGCCCCCTGGACCGCCTGCtccatttcctcctcctcctacTGGACCCTCTTGCCCTCCTCCTGGTGGTCCATATCCACCCCCAACTGTGCCAGGTCCTGTCCCACCAGGGCAGTATCCTCCACCAAATATGCCCTTTCCAGAGCTTCCAAGACCTTATGGTGGTCCAACAGAGCCAGCTGCACCTCCTGCTCCGGTTGGGCCATGGGGATCCATGCCCTCTGGAGCATGGGGACCAACAATGGGAGGGCAGTATCCTGCACCTAGCATGCCATATCCACCCCCAGGGCCATATTCCGCTCCTACCCAGACTCCAGGGGCTGCACCGACAGTACCATGGGGTACGGTCCCACCTGGAACATGGGGACCTTCACCGCCGGGTCCATTCCCTCCACCCACAGGATCATATCCAGCTCCAGGACTCTATCCTACGCCCCCTAATCCTTTTCAAGTGCCATCTGGTCCTGCTGGTGCTCCATCAATGCCTGGCGGTCCCCAT CCTTACCGTTGA